The following is a genomic window from Liolophura sinensis isolate JHLJ2023 chromosome 10, CUHK_Ljap_v2, whole genome shotgun sequence.
TTAACCACAGACTTAACTGTCATCAAAATGATGATGTTTGTTTTAAAGTTAGATGGCTAATGTGAATATTGCGTCAGTACACAATTGGCTATTAATACCTATGTTACAATTTTCTGCTGGCTGCCTAGTATCCAGTTCAATTTTAATTTGGTTTTCTGTGTGCATTAATCAAAGTTATCTACAGAAAACTATGCTAAAGGTAAAGATTTATgtgttttacaaatattaaCGTAAAATGTACGAAAATTTCTGAACTATGTATGACTACCGAACAACACAGTTCTTTAACTTGGATTATTTGTTTGTCTCACACGGGCTGGAGACAGATATATGGCTTATTCAGAAAAAATTAACTGACCGCAGTATCTACCCTATAAGGTCTTTTTAAGCCTACAAGTGAAACCAAGGCGAATATAGAAATGAAACAATCATAAATTTgaatacaataaaaaattatCCAGTCATCATTTTTTCGTCATGTGCATGCAGtgcactgtttttttgttgttttttttttcattttttttatttatatgttaattattggatcatatttatacagGGAAGTTTGTTCAGTGAAATGACACCGCTCGCCCCATTTATATATTCTGTGACATTCTCTCACAGATCATAGTGATGGCGGGTGTGAAGAGAAAGGCATCGAGAGCCTCATCTTACGAACGGCCGTCCAAGCTGGTTAAGAGCAGTACAAGTTCTGGGGTAGCCATGAGGAAGGACGACACCCTTCCCCGAACACCATTTACCCCTGTAAAGCTGGGCAGTAAGAAAAAGTCATCGAAGTCGCCCTCTGGGAGTGTACCTGTAGAGGGAGATGTGGTTGGACTGCGACGGGCGCCCACTTTGCCGCTGGTAGAAGAAAACTCCTCCAACGGTCTCTCTACAGGTGAGCACATAACGACCATTAGACGACTTCCCTCAGGAACCTCTGTGGGGTCCACCGCCGATGAAGGCGCTGTGCCGAAATTAACATCGAAGAAATCAAGTCTGTTACGTCGAGAGAGCATCACTAAGACCCCATCGAAAAGTTCTAGGGAGAACTCTTTAGTTGTCCCCCCTCCTTTGCCGCCAGGTGGCCTCATGGAAATCGTCTTCTCCTTCGATACGACGGGGTCTATGTCCTCCTGCCTAGAACAAGTCAGAGGTCGCCTCTCGGATATGATGCAACGCCTCCAAGCGGACATCCCTGGCATCCGGATCTCCGTTTTCGCTCATGGGGATTATGTTGACGCCGGAAAATACGTCACCAAATGGATAGACTTCGGAGCCACGCTTCCGGAACTTTGTGATTTTGTCAAAAACGTTGAATCCACCGGTGGTGGAGACTTTGAAGAATGCTATGAGCTTGTTTTGCATCAGGTGGGTAAGGagctggccacagacccccattagttttccataagcgacaatgttaacgtttagcgctgtagctcagtcccaaacattccgaggccaataagctttggtgcatacctggcccagcctgagagaaagaagctgtaaaaatcttgacataggttgaccgtcaaaatctggacctttacatgccggcagctgggaggggtgcctagcaacgccaaggggacgtcactcgcagcctcatcaccacctgtctccttgtgtcctttcgcccagaatttcaaactttcaccattaaaactcatacctgcccaaagcttagacaatttccatcattttgataccaagcatgcacttgtacaccaaaaacggcaggctggcagcaaaaaaagactttacaccctaaaatacacagaactacaatcgtccctactgaaaaacggaagttgtaatgggggtctgtgtcctatcacaccagccaacttttttcaaaatcgataatttttgcaccacataatgcttactacctctaaacctcacacataaagttacagcttgatacatgcaaaaacttttgagtaggaggaatttaacttggggtacccctatcttggaaatgtgtctgtttgtccgtcctcaagcacgaagttcaaagctctgtagtgcacataccgttcaaaatatcttaaccaggtcaaatgttttggaaagctggtatgtatatctgcaagaaaaatgaaaaaattccaatgacaaagtattttacattttccattgacaaacatttagaaaattatggattttcaagtagattttcttgtttacagcagtgttaagaaaatacttaaaagccaaaagtgtcaaaatatatatcaaaagacaggtaatttatctgaaaattcacttacaaaatataggacataccttttagcaactttgtgcaaaatttgacttaaagtgatacaggtgggtagcaaagcggagtttcaaaattccagaaaagtacattttgatcaccatcaaagtaaacatatgcatccaaattgatatagaaatgctcataggcacagtttccatggatagggctaaagaaaagactagtatcccttttacatagtgattcacatgataaaaccctttaaaagatcacccactacccccccccccccccactacccccctttcccgtctcccccatggctgccattggttggctggcttacctcaactcacagtgcaaaagaatcccaccacctgtgttgtggcctcagactaaattagtactttccacataacaaacaccaaagtgtgacactggcatctacaagagataagtagaggggagaaatatgaatttgccacttacaaaaataaagccacacagtacatgcacattggtcattcagacagtcagcaaggcaaccctcccaagacaggttgaagggacccaagaagaggggaaaagctgtactttttaacctgtaacaacacagaaatcctcaaataatcagtgagaaattacatccgtaatcaggttccacactgggtgttcctgggtgggcatgaggaatggacattcaaactgtccgtacatatatgagaaacctgtgacgtttccccggttgggggtgggtggggggggggggggggggggctggaggggtatgtgtcatggtgtagtaccggaccaatgacggggattctaggtcggccaagggagtggaagactgcatccgaatggtcaggcctttgaggaagctgaacggctagcagaccccactcacctaggtagatcccagttcaatatatgcataaaccaggcaaagttcactgacgccatgtttgggagacacgatctaaagagggaaaccaagacaaaagctcaataggtattaaactaggatgtgaaagccatatgtagctgtctaatttctaacttgtgtgtgaggacattggaaacataaaaaaaatcccagttgcccagggaggtggatgccacactgggccagatactaaaacaaaaactccttgagatgtcgcaggaacagcgtactatgttctggtggaaaaacagacacctggtggggcagagactcattttcacaagggcaatattccaacagatcacactcacatgtatgctagaaacttgaaattgatcatttttgttccaacgccacaaatacggtgtgagtgcacatgtaacttgtcagaggaatgaatatacacatgcaatgaaaactacatgcctacagtggtttatttttaagtttaaagaggaaaatttaccttgtccacttcaagtctatgcccaaaacagcagacagtgttccagcagagatgcctgtttttaatgttttgtgacctgcaggatgatttgaagcacatttacctagtgtgtggtggcacacatgggaggaacctgacttggtttgtaaattaaatgcacactggccctctctactactctagccaagtaaattaatctgctgatgtgtttttatccacctgtgtgaggctgggcccttatatgtgatgcaaggccttcttgaccatccttaatcacaccaccctatctatcagccacatactccaatttcactcgcagcactcaaattttgcattatttatcaaatgtcagccccaaaagagacattttaaaaaccaggaacaatgaaacattgtctgtgtttgttccagtctgtttatactcctgtactacccttgaccacagagcgttttagccgatttttagacaaaatggatatgtggggaaaatatagaattaaaaagctttaaaactgctcaatcaagttccatgtcaatgcaaaccacatcgcatatgtacccaccaaatattatcaggctgctgcgaaatctgagcacacagtgacatattacatgttttggcacaagtggacagatcaggccacagacccccattagttttccataagcgacaatgttaacgtttagcgctgtagctcagtcccaaacattccgaggccaataagctttggtgcatacctggcccagcctgagagaaagaagctgtaaaaatcttgacataggttgaccgtcaaaatctggacctttacatgccggcagctgggaggggtgcctagcaacgccaaggggacgtcactcgcagcctcatcaccacctgtctccttgtgtcctttcgcccagaatttcaaactttcaccattaaaactcatacctgcccaaagcttagacaatttccatcattttgataccaagcatgcacttgtacaccaaaaacggcaggctggcagcaaaaaaagactttacaccctaaaatacacagaactacaatcgtccctactgaaaaacggaagttgtaatgggggtctgtgtccagctGTCCTGGACCCCAGGAAGTCAGCGCTCCTTGGTGATGATAGGGGACGCAACTCCTCACGATCCAGATTACCCCGACAACAAACTAAAACTTGACTGGCAAGATGAGTGCAAAAAACTACAACAAATGGTAAGGCTATGCTTTGTATTTGCATATATACGTCTTGTTCTTCTGTTAGTTCTGATGAATTTCATTTCTGGACATTGTACCCTTGCATCTGTTCGTTTGTTATTTGTTCGTTTGTCATCTGTTCGTTTGTCACTATTTAATTCCGCTGAGACCACTGGGGCTATAAGATAACTgcactttgaagccatttttaccccccaaagttaaaattaaaaaatttgtttgtagtCTTATCTGTTATtgcacatgataatctgcacattaagaaataaaaccaaagcatttcATCTGtctaatatttaataatttaaatgaaTAGTCAGAATAAAAGCTGAACTGAGGTAAAAGACATAAGATCATATTTCACGAATTATTTTTAACCATTTGTCAACCACCACACTGTAACTGATGCTCTTATTTTACCGTCTACACTGTAGCCCTTCATACTGCAAACAACATGCGTTCTTGTTTTAAGTAAGAGTggccctccgtggccgaggggattatCACGCCAGCTTGCTCAGTGACACAGGAGTCTCCCATcaatccggtcgctgtgagtccagctcatgctggcgtcctctccagccctccgtgggaaggtctgacagcagcttacggatgatcgtgtgtttccccctggCTATTCCCGGTcagtcgtataagggaaatattcttcagtgcggcgtaaagcaacaatttgataaataaataaatattttatgcaatAGAATTTTCTATTTTCTAGATGATATAATATTGTCTACATTTCCTTTCATCAGATAAGGGCATAACATTTCAATAAATGAGCAGTTTaaaaattgtgtacatatatctttattttaGGGAGTTCGCATCTACTCTGTCCAGGCACTCAACAACTCGACATCAACGGCGTTTTACAGAACAATGGCTGCGCTAACCGACGGGATACACCTTAAGCTTGACCAATTCTCCAATATTTTTGACCTGATTATGGCCATTTGTTACAGGGAAGGCGGTGTCGACCTATTCCAGGTAAGAGTTAGCAGTTTGTGGCGCATTTCATTGTTTTCCTCGCTGGGGAATGATGTAACCGAATTTTGACGCAGCAGCCGTCTGATTCGTGCTTCTGGAAAATTTCCTTTAtttaattctagaccagtgacgttttaTAATTGCAACTAAGATCACTGCAGCGTTTatcctaattttgcttaagccatggttccAAGGGACGTGTACATCGCTacttttaagcatatacatgaacagtcggAATAAAATTCTGACTGAGGAAAActgagaccgtatttcaccggttacgtttgaccgTGTGCCGATCACCACATTGTCATCACTGTTCTGGTCTTACATCTGTATGTAATAACCTTTTATATTCAAAATGGTTCAGGCCTATGAGGACGAAGTTCGGGGGCGTCATGTTGGCGGTGCTCTTAACAAGGACTTAGAGAAATTGTTTGGTGACCTCCGCACGGACAGGGAAGGTCCGGAGGAGAACGCACGCAAACCTAAGGCGAAGACAGTAAAAGCTGCACTGAAGCTGAAACCACCGGCCCTCGCATCTAAGCCCAAGTCGCTAAAGGCTGTGAAATTAGCGAAAGCTAAATCTGGTGCAAGAAAATCTGCGAAATTGGCAAAAAAGGTAGGCTGTCAACGCTGCCGTTgttcagtatatttatgtatatagacaaaagttttttttttgtcttgtgcatTAATCTGAtggttacatttacatctgttgATCTAAGAagttcttgtttgtttttttttcttggagtGGGGGACGGGGGGGAGTGGTTGTCTGGTAAAGTGATTAAGTACCTAGGCAAACTCAGTTTCTGGGCAAGTGAGTACAGAATTACAgatcaaagggagacaactattCGTGCTATAGTGGTTTTATTGTTGAGAATGCGCTTACCCAATTATGTTTTTGGTTTTCAAGGTAAGGTATTTATTGTGAACCATACAAGCTGTCGTCTCAGTAACCTTCAcaaattcatgaatattataCCAAATTACATGACGtcttaaatgtattattttacttTCAGAAGAAAACAGTGAGAAAGAAATGTCGTGAAAATGTTTCGGATAAATTGTTCCGCCAACAGTTCCCTAATATTTCCTGGAGTCAGTGGTACCTTGCATTTTCCTCCGAACGCCCGGATGTGGGAAACTGGCTAAAGAGATCTGCGGGGACAAAGCAGGGGTTCCGGAGAAAAGGACATTTTACGTGTAATGCTGATGGACCCCGTGTCTTTGAAGTTGGTGTACAGGTCCGACCAAGAGAGAAAATATATGCTACATTTGTTGGCAAGAGGTCAGCCCCAAAGTCCGTTTCAAGCTGGGGCTTAGGCCTGCTCTCTGCACCTTTGCTGGCGAAGCAAGTGAACGCAGTGCTGTCTGGGAAAGTCCGAGTTTTCGTAAGATTAGGAAAGGCTAATTTCAAAGGAAAAAAGGCGCAGTCCAGCACGGTTGACAAGACCCAGGCAACTGCAGTGGGGACTTACGATTACGCCTGGATGAAGAGTAGACCCAACAGAAAACCCCGATTAGTTAAAAAGGCAGGGACAAAAATATCGTATGACACAGTTTAACACTGAACACACTTGTAATATTAGAAGAGGGCATACATTATAATGCCGTGTAGCAAGTGCTAGAAGATAAACCCGCGCAGATGCTGAAGTGTGTTCTATTAAAAGATGACTGTAGTATAGTTAAACGACGAATATTTGGATGAGATCGTCATTTACAAATTGTAacatgatgcacatgtacacggGAAATGACATCCATTCAAAGTTtaaacagtcatatttattCCACATTAACGAAACTGAGACTGACAAAAGGGCCACGGTATTAATTTCATGGTTTGTCTCTCAATATCATGAGATAAATTGCAAAAATGTGTTCATGCAAGAATGGCCTTGACAACCTTGACAAGGGTTCAACACCGAACTTATCCTGAAGCAGATGAATTGCTGCTCTATACTACCTGTAACCAAGGCCCAATAGAACTGCACTGAATTACCGCCCTTGATACTTTTTAGGAGTGTACTTTGGTTTGGTTAAAAAAGCCTAGGATAaaagttttatacattttaagtaatttttaaaatcccctaatgaaaatacatatacacgAACAACAGATGCATAGTTTCTACGAACACGTCAAATATGTGTATTCTGCCTGAGGCAAAACATATAGGCACACCCTCATAGGGATAGGGTTGCCTGGGTTAGACTTTGCAGCTTTGGACACGCTTGCTTAaatctgccatataccaataaTTCAGCTGAGGCGAGGCATAGCCTGGACATGTGTGTCTCTCACTCCAGCCTGTCAGAATGGATTCTGTTTCCCTTTAATTTCAGTTATGAATTTGTACtttggaagggggggggggggggggggtagagcGTAAAGGGCGTAATATATGGTCACTTTGAGGGGCGGGTACAGGGTCGGGTTCATGGACGTGTTATAAGGCAAGTAAAAGGGCGTACCCACTGCTATGTACCATTAAACTGTATATGTGATGAACCATTCAAATGGAGGTAACATCTTATCCATTTTTTCCATTGCATTTATGTCTGCCCACTGGAATTCAACAAATTTTACGGTTTCATTCCCATacaggattttgtttttatttacgaCAAGCCTTCTATAATTCGCTTTGTCCGTCTGTAAGTCGGTCCGTTGGTATATCGTTCGGTTTAACAGTTTGATATCGTATCCATTAAGCTGGTCATTCACGTAACGAAGTCGCAGTTATTACGAATTTTcgtcaagtttttttttacgttttatatttttttcatattattaaTATTCTGTTATCTAATGCTCTTACCAGGCGCTGTCTTTGGCTCAGTGGTATGTCGTGTCAGTGTCGGACGACTAAAGGACGACTGATATGAGATTATAATTTTCTGTTAACTGACCGTAAGATTACATTTCGTTTCCAGGATTAAGGCCTTAAAACAGTTTCATCTGTTGATGTAAGTGttttgtgcttgtttttttgtgtgtgtttgaagACGAGAAAGTTGCTGTGGATAAGTTCATTTAGTTTTAGATACAAGTGTAGGCTACTACAGCAAAGTAGCATTTCTGTTTGGGGAAATATAGTACAAGATGGTACAAActctttttaatttatgtttggTGTGATGCCTTTCTTTTCCACGATGTTTGTCTTCTTGCAGCCAGTCTGTTGTTAACAGCTAATTATTGTAGACTATTTCAAACCAAAAGCCCTGAACTAATGGGATCGCATGATTGAATCCAGCATATACCCATTAACCACAGCACGTGTGCCAGGTACCTGCGTGACAAATCATTTAACAACTCAGTAGCGGAACCAGCGAAGACTGGGTTCGACGAGCCTCAATGACGAGAGACTTGGAAAATAGCCAGTATACGACCAGACCGACAATGGCCGTCATTGCGAATAAAGTGAGAATTAATGGATGTCGGTGTCAGCAAGGGTGTATGGCGTTACCTGCAAGGAAGAGCccgtggtccacttttgataaaAGTCTGTTTCTCACAACTTTTTATACAAAGTATGCTTGCGTTCGAAAAAAGCAGGCCATTAAAGTTGAAGCCATCATTCTAGAAGCGTCATCTAGAGGCTACAGAGACTGGCTTAGCGATCAAAAACGACCAAAATGTAATTAGATAATAATAAAAGACGTACGGTATAAAGAGTAGAATAACATTAAACTTTGAATCtgtgtgtcgaaacagacattcctataccaaacgtcaaccaagatggacgttccgtgtgaataatcgcaaggccagctCCTAAaataacgttcaacacaaactaccaaagaattaagaaagtacatgtgtacaaatgtaagggtaccactatcggaaggtcaagatgagaaacaactggcttgtttaaccctcagatcagcgataggccttactccagaacaaacaaagaaacacgaagacgatTGACttagttcaatacatatatctgagctaagtagacaaataatacaactgatgATAAtatacaacacaacacaaataaTTACATCTATATAGTATCTTACAGTGTCCTAATCCGGATGGAATGTTCCGGCTTCGAAAGGCTCATCAGTCCACgcatagaatccacagttaagatgaattgGATCTCCAGATGACAGTCTGATAAGtgctttattaataataataactcgGCCATATATAGTGCTAAGTGGGTTTTTAACTGTCGCTATTCCTATTATACAGGTGTAGTATTATACGACCATGTATTTTGTCCTCCACAAACCCTGGATAATATTGTAAACATTCGCTCACCCCGTCTGAACACAATTTATGATCGCTCAAGTTTCAGAACCGTCCAAGTATCCCAGAGGACCCGTTCAAATTGTAATCGCTTGACATGCTGTCGGCTAGGAATATATAAATTCCGCACTCTTCCTGGCTTTTAAAGGCAACATAGGCATTTTTGTTGTAGACGCACGAGCACTGTCATCAAGGTTGGTGCTGAACTTCCATGGGATGGATAGGCGCCATTTTGAGGCCGTTTCCGGCGAATTACGCCTCCTGGTGGAGAAGGTGAGCTCTTCTACATTGCCGCCTGAGGCCGAAAATTCCAACCAATACACAATATGAATTAAATCGTAAATCTGTA
Proteins encoded in this region:
- the LOC135477086 gene encoding uncharacterized protein LOC135477086, coding for MAGVKRKASRASSYERPSKLVKSSTSSGVAMRKDDTLPRTPFTPVKLGSKKKSSKSPSGSVPVEGDVVGLRRAPTLPLVEENSSNGLSTGEHITTIRRLPSGTSVGSTADEGAVPKLTSKKSSLLRRESITKTPSKSSRENSLVVPPPLPPGGLMEIVFSFDTTGSMSSCLEQVRGRLSDMMQRLQADIPGIRISVFAHGDYVDAGKYVTKWIDFGATLPELCDFVKNVESTGGGDFEECYELVLHQVGKELLSWTPGSQRSLVMIGDATPHDPDYPDNKLKLDWQDECKKLQQMGVRIYSVQALNNSTSTAFYRTMAALTDGIHLKLDQFSNIFDLIMAICYREGGVDLFQAYEDEVRGRHVGGALNKDLEKLFGDLRTDREGPEENARKPKAKTVKAALKLKPPALASKPKSLKAVKLAKAKSGARKSAKLAKKKKTVRKKCRENVSDKLFRQQFPNISWSQWYLAFSSERPDVGNWLKRSAGTKQGFRRKGHFTCNADGPRVFEVGVQVRPREKIYATFVGKRSAPKSVSSWGLGLLSAPLLAKQVNAVLSGKVRVFVRLGKANFKGKKAQSSTVDKTQATAVGTYDYAWMKSRPNRKPRLVKKAGTKISYDTV